The nucleotide sequence TCGTGTCGCCTCAAGTGATTCAGCGACTGGTGGGCGTGGGGTTCTGCAACGGTAACCATTGCGATGCATCCTCGTAACTCCTTGACTACAAAGGATGGGTCGCAACACTTTGCCCTTGGTTACGCGAGGGTTGGTTCTGCCCCTTCATGGGAGGGCAATCACGCTGCCCACGCCCGCATACACGTAATCACTTCCCCAAGTCTTCTGGAACAAGGCGAAGGCGGGTTCCCCGGTGCAGTGCCCCGGAGCCAGCCTCTCGACCTTGAAGCCGTCGTGCAGCGCCGTAGCGATGCGAGAAACCTCCTCGTCCTTCGCCGTCGGGAGATGGAACCCGCCGAACACAAGGCGCACCCGCTTGTCGATCCCGGTCGCGGCCTCGACGATGCGCTCGATGCCGGGATGTGAGCAGCCCACCACTAAGACGACGCCTTCGGGCGTCCGGATAGCCAAGGAGAGCTCGCGCATCTCCTTCGTTCCGGGAGTGTCCGAGACCGTCGAGATCAGGAACATCGCTGGCCCGATCTCTTGGGTCTTGTCGATGTGCTCGAACCTGGCACCCACCCACGCCGTGCCAAGAACGATCCGCTCCGGCGGGTGGTCGCCGAAGTAGCGCATGTGCTGCGGGAGCGTCGGGTCCCTGCGATAGAACGTGCCGGGCACGGACGTCCCGAAGACGCCGCCCAGGACCTCCTGGGGGACGTAGATCTTCACACTTGGGTTCACGGACAGCAGGTGGCTCAGTCCTGCGGTGTGATCGAGGTGGCGATGCGAGATCACCACGAAGTCGACCTTCTTCAGGTCAATCCCCGCCGCCTTCACGTTCTGGGCGAAGAGTTCCGAGTCGTTACCGGTGTCGAACAGCACTCGCTTCCCGTCGTACTCAATGAGTGCCGAGAACCCCCAGTCCTTCTTCATCGCGGCGTCCTTGCCGAACGCGTCGTAGAGGATCGTCACCCGGTTGGTCTGCTCGGCTGCGAGCAGCCAGCCGATGGACAGGGCAAGGACGACGCCGGTGAGCCAGAGCTTGCGCACCATATCGACCTCCGTGCGTGTGCGGCGCGCCCGCGAAGCTACCACGTTCCCGGGGAAAGGGCCAAGGCCTGCACTCACAGGACCAGTTGGCGCACAGCAAGGGACATTCTGCGCGATCCTCGGAGCGCTTGACCGAACGCGACCCCCTGCAGCCGGTTGCGACCAGCAGAGCCTGCCCAAGGCTATCGGACCTGCCCAGCCGTCGGTTCGTGGTACCGTGGCATCCTGACTCCCCCACATGACGGGCGCGGCCTCGAAACGACTCCCACGTTTCTTGGACGCGCTACGAAACATCAGCCTTGGGGGTCGCGTCCACAACCACCACAGAGCCCCCCTCAGGGTCCCCCCCGATCGGGCTTCGGATAGGGGGCCCGTGCAGCAGCGAAAACCGCGGACGGCCGCGACTTCCTTGTTACAGCCGCCAGGGCTTGACAAAGGCGTATCTACTCCTATGTTATGTGTAGATACGCTTATGACACGACACCCCGAACAGACCGCCGGCCAAGTCGCCCCACCCCCATCGACCCGGTGCAACTGCGCGGCGTTGCGCGAAGCGGCTCGCTACGTGACCCAGGTGTACGACCAGCGCCTGGCGGCGGCGGGCTTACGGAGTACGCAGTTCTCGATCCTCGCGCGGCTCAAGGAACTCGGACCGACAACAATCAACGCCCTGGCGCGCGCCATGGTGATGGACCGCACGACGCTGGGACGAAACATCCTGCCGCTCCAGCGGAGACGCTTGATCCTCGTGAGGAGGGGTGGGGGCGACGCCCGGCGGAAAGAGCTGCATTTGACGACGGCGGGCCTGGCGCGCGTCGAGGCCGGCTTCGATGGATGGGCCAAAGCGCAGGCTCAATTCGAAGAGACGCTGGGCAAGGAGCGGGCCTCGCAGTTGCGCGAGCTGTTGCGCGCCGTCGTCCGCACGGATTTCCGCGCCGAACCCGGCCCACGAAGCCGCCTTTGATCAGCGTCTTGAAGAACAAGCAGATTGCCGGCGCGCCCATCGACGGATTCGCCATTGAGCCGCTGCCTCCATTTCGCGCCTTCCGGACGCAGGACAACGTGCTGGCAACGCTGCATATCGCCTACGTATCGCCTGGCCTTTACAAGACGTTCTACGAGGACACCGCCGCGAATATTCGGAAGTGGCTCGACACGAATAGATGAGAGGGAGTGGCCGAAAGGGGGAGGGAACTATGGGAAACGAAGGCGCTTATGTAGCTCTGGCACTGAAGGTGTGGAAGGCGCAAATTGAACGAGCGGACAAGCTTTTTGGAAGCCTTTCATCCGAGGAGGTCCAGCGGGAAATAGCGCCGGGCAGGAACAGACTGCTTTACTTGTGGGGGCATCTCACAGCCGTACACGACGCGATGCTGCCGTTGTTGGGACTGGGAGCGCGGCTCCATCCGGAGTTTGACGCCGCCTTCGTCTCCAATCCCGACAAGTCGCAGGCCGCCACTCCTTCGCACGAACAGGTTCGCCAGGCATGGGACGCCGTTAACAGTGATTTGCGGAAGGGCATCGAAGGAATGGCGTGGTCCGACTGGCTCCAGCGGCACACTGCCGTATCGGAAGACGATTTCTCCAAAGACCCCTCGCGCAATCGCTTTGCCGTCCTGCTGAGCCGTACGAGCCATCTGTCCTATCACCTCGGCCAGGCGGTCCTAGGATTGGCCAAGTCGTAGGCTGTCGCTTCAGAAAGGGCGCAAAGTATGCGGTCCGCAAAGGCAATAACGACTTCAAGACGGGAGTTCCTCTCGGATGCTCTCGGAATCACTCTCGTAACGGCCTCGACTTGGCCAATGCACCAAGCCCCTTCGATGCACGAACAATCCGACAGCGGTGCCTCCAACTCCGGACGTACAACTCAAGAGAGATCCCTGAGGTGGGACGTGTTCTTGGCGCCCAGCATACCTGCCATCACGAGCGATCTGCCTCCAGGTGAAAAAGAGCGGCCGTGGCCGCCGATTTCGTCAACCCTTATTTCTGGGGAGCGGGACGCTGTCCTGATCGACACCCCTATTACGGTCGAGCAGGCTCGGGCCCTGGCGAATTGGGTGGTGGCGAGGCGCAAGAATCTGACGACGATCTATGCCACCCATGGCCACGGCGATCATTTCTTCGGCACCAGTACAGTTCTGGAGAGATTTCCGGGTGCCCGTTTCGTCGCGCGGCCGGAGGTGATTGAGATCATGCGCCAGCAAGCATCGCCAGAGTCTCTCGATACGTTTTGGAATCCGCGCTTTCCCGACCAGATTTCCAGCCAGCTTGCGATCGCGGAAGAGCTGACTGGAAGCGTCATTAAGCTGGAAGGCCACGACTTGGTCAGTGTGCCACTCGGATTCACCGACACTGCTAGCACGACCTGCCTTCACGTTCCATCAATCGGTTTGATCGTTGCCGGTGATGCCGCCTACAACGGAGATCATCTGCATCTGTCAGAGTCGCCAGATCAGCAGAAGCGCCAAGAGTGGATTGCTGCCCTCGACAAAATGGAGTCGCTTAAGCCACGCGCAGTAGTCGCCGGGCACAAGCGCGTCGGGAACGATGATAGCCCTGGGATCATTGGAGAAACCCGGCAATATATCCGCGAGTTCGAGCGCCTTGCCATGCAGACGACGACCGCGCGGGAACTATATGACGAAATGCTCAAGCTGTACCCTGATTGGATCAATCGAGGTGCGCTCTGGAGTTCAGTGCGTGCTATGAGAACTTAACGAATCGGAGCGTCTCGGGCTGTCCAGTCGAAAACAGGGGCTAGATCAGAGTGGGAGTCGGCGTCGCGCCAGGTCTACTTCGGCATCCTCTTCATGACCTCCTCGACCGTGAGGGTCTCCTTGACCGTGCTGAAGTACCAGATGTGGCCGAACGGGTCCTGAAAGCCTACATTGCGCTCGCCGTAGAATTGATCGGCCACGGGCCGTATCACCGTCGCCCCCGCAGCCTCGGCCCGCTTGGCGAATGCATCCACGTCCTTGACGTACACGGAGACTGTCACCGTTGTCCCGCCTAGCTGCTGCGGACTCCGCATCCCCGACTCCGGACTCTCGTCGGCCAGGAAGACCGGGGCGCCCTCGATCTGGATCTCCGCGTGCCCGATCTTCCCGTCGGGCATCGGGAACCGCATTGTCTCCCCCGCCCCGAAGGCCTTCTTGTAGAAGTCGAGAGCTTCCGCCGCCCCCCGGATCATGAGGTAGGGGATGGCGGCCGCGTGGTAAGTGGGGTTCTTGCTCATCGTTCCTCCTTCTTTAAGCCGAGACGCGCTCCGTCACGACTCATCGGGCCTACCTTGCTCTCCCTCGTCATACTTATGGCAGACGACGACTAGCCGGCCTCAGGCCCGACGTTCCTACGTTGATCTCACGACGTCAAGCTTCGTGCTGCTCGGATCCGCAATGGTTGCGGCCGTAATGGGATCGTGGAAGACCGTCATGGGCTGGCCGCCCGCGACGGCGAGCCCGACTCGAAGGAGCGGTACCGGCTAGCAGAACGGCCGCGGGTCCGACAGAGTCCGCACGTCATCGCCGGCACTCGCACGTCCACGCCCTAGGGGGGCACCCCGTGCAACCGCGCATGCAAGCGCCGCCGCATGTGGCCAGCAACGTGGCGGCTCGCTGATCGATGTAGTACGCGGGCCCGTCGGCCGCCGAGTTGCAATCGATGAGGATGACGTCGCCGCACTCCTGGATGAACTTGCAGCTCCTGGGTGCGTCAACGAGGCCGAGCCGCGCGAGCAGCTTCGACTCCTCGGCGGTGAGTCCCCGTGGCTCGCAGGCCGATCTCGCGAGCGTCGGCGGCGGCGTCACTCCGCCGCGGGTGAATGCCTCGGCGGCCGGCTCGTTGCCACTCCTCCGCGCCGCCTCGTAGGCCGCGAGCACCTTGGGCGACTGCGTGTCCTTGACGTGCTTCATCATTTCGGCGACCGACCCCGGCCGCCCGGCCAGCGCTGCGTCCATTAGAGCGCTGCCCATCGCGGCACCCTCGGTCGGGTTGGCCCCCGCCTCGAGAAGGACCCGGACCGATTCGAGGTCGTCGCGGCTCGCGATGGCCCGCAGCGCCTCGGTCGGATCGCCTGCACCGCGCTTCGACGCGAGGAAGGCGAGCGTCCTGGGCATGCGTCGCGGCGCGAGGTTAGCCAACAGGCTGGGGCCGGACTTCCCAGAGGAGCGTTCGAACCTGGCCCCATGCTCGTCGAGCAGCTTCGCCACCTCGAACGCATCCGCGTCTGTGCACCCACTCCTGCCGGAGGCGAGCCAGCGGATGATCGGCTCTCCCCGCTCGTCTGTGGCATTGACGTCGGCACCGGCTTCGAGCAGCTGGCGCGTGACCTCGACCTGGCACCTAGAGATCGCGATCATGAGCTTCGTCGCCCCCGAGGCGGCCGCGGCGCTCGCGAGCGCGGCGGTGCTTAAGAGAAGCGCGATGACCCTCATAGTTGCCTCCGGGGCCCTTCTTGTGCGTCGCACCAACGCGTCGAGCCGATCCAGACGCTTCAATGATACGCAGAATGGCCCGTCAGGAATTGCTTTCGTGTGCAACCCGCGGGGCCCATTGCGGCGGTTGTCGTCCATGGCTTCAGTAGCTGCTCGCAGAGCCTACGGCTTTGCGTAGGGGCTGCGCGGTTCGGCAAGATCCGCGCTTCGGCGTAACCCGTTGGTACCCCGAATGAACGGTCGGTGCGATTGGCCACCGTGAACATGCAGGCAACATACTGGATGGAAGGGGCAGCCGCCGCCCTGCCCCTCTCTGCCGGCCTCGGGACGTGGAAGGAGATCGGACATTTGGGCTTCCCACCTCCCTCTCGGGGCCTCGAAGGCCCCAGGGCGGGTGACTACAGCCCCCCCGCAGGGGTCAGGTGATGAAATCCGGCTATGGACAACTCACCCCTTCGCTTCGCGTCCGTAAATGACTCTTACGCTCGGATAGGCTCTCGGCGCAGGGCCTGGCCCACTCGACTGCCTCGTCCAGCGACTTCATTTGCCAGATCGAATGTCCGCCGACGAGCTCTTTGGTCTCGGCGAAGGGACCGTCGATGAGCGTCTTCTTGCCGCCCGCGATGTGCAAGTGCTTGCCTCTGCCGCTTGGGTGTAGTCCCTCTCCGGCGAGCATGACACCGGCTTTGACGAGCTCCTCTCTGAACTTGCCCATCTCGGCGAGACCTTCTCGTCTGGCATCATCCCCGCCTCGGACTCCTTCGTGGCCTTGACGAGCACCATGACTTTCATAGCGCTCTTCTCGCTGGCGTAAGGCTATTTCATCAGGACGACGTGGGTGGCGTGGTCCGTGGAGGCGTGCTCCGTGCACTTGTAGCCGAGGCCCACCGTATCGATGCCGGCGAGGAGGTGCTCGCCCCTGCCCAGAAGCACAGGGGAGATCGCGAGGTGGATCTCGTCGATTAGCCCAGCGGTGAGGTACTGGCGAATGGTGGCAACGCCACCGCCGAGTCGGACATCCTTGCCGTGGGCGGCCTCCTTCGCGCGTTCTAGAGCGGCATGGATGCCATCGGTCACGAAGTAAAAGGTCGTTCCGCCCTCCATCCTGATGGGCGAACGAGTATGGTGGGTACACACGAAGACGGGGACGTGGTAGGGCGGGTTTGTGCCCCACCATCCCCTCCAACTGTCGTCGGACCAGGGGCCCCGCACGGGCCCGAACATGTTGCGGCCCATGATCCAGGCGCCGATGTTCTTGAAGCCGCGCGCGGCGAAGTCGTCGTCGACGCCTTCTCGGCCGACCTCGTCACCGATCAGCGATGCAGCGAAGTCGACGGCCATTTTCTGGAACGTCTTCGTGCCGAAGACCCACTCGTGCAGTGCCATCCCTCCGACGCCCATCGGATTGGCCAGAGCTTGGTCGGGCCCGGCGCCATGACCATCGATGGAGATTCCAAATGCGTTTACCCGAAGCCTCGACATGAGCTTAATTCCTTTCCGTACAGGGCATCGCCCGCGATCCTCCTGACACCGTTCTTCTAAAGTGGCGACGAACGAGCCAGCGCCGCATCGACAGGCCGACGCATGTCTTTCACTGGATGGGCGTCACATAAAAGCGCAGTCTATTCCATGTGTTAGATGACCCCGGGCGGGCGGCCCGACGCTTACACGACTGCGAGCGTCGTGGTTCTGCCGAGAGCGTAGTTGGTGGCAACCCGATGCCGACCGCCCGGAGCGCAGCGTCGGAGGCGAGCGCCGGGAACTCGCGGCGATCGTCCGGGGTGCCGAGCGCTGAGCGTGCGACCTCGGCGAGGTCGGTCCGGCCGGCGCCGCCGTTGTCGCGCTGCTGAGGGCTGCAAGATGGGCCCGCACGCGTTCAGTCTACGATTTGACGGCCCCGCTACACCAGCCTAGAAGAGCCAGCCTCTCCACGGTCCTCCCCTTCAAAGCCGCCCTCCCGCGGGGAGAGACCGAGCGGGAAGACGAATCCCTGACCTAGCGCTCTTGCGCATGCGTCGTGGGCATCCGCTTCAGCCTCTCTGGAGGAAGCCATTGCCCTCGAATCATCACGCCCAGCGGCTGCTTCAAGCTGCCGAGGTCCACAAGCGGATTCGCCTGGACGAGGAGGAGATCGGCCGCTTCCCCACGCTTATCGTACCGAACTCAAGCTTCTCTACCGAGAAACTGAGCCGGCACGACGGTCGCCGTCCGGAGCGCTTGAAAGGGCGTGAGACCGATCGTCACGAGGAGCCGCAGTTCCCACTCCTCGTCGATACGGGCTTCCCGTGGGCGAGACGGGTTGCAAGGCAGCGCGGGCGGACGCTAGTCTTTGCCCGAGCGATTGACTCGGGAGGCGAGCCATGGGGATCGGGCGCACGTTCGGAGCCGCCATCCGGGCGGCCATCAGCGACGGGCAGGTCCTGGGCATCCGGGCGGGCACAAGGACCCACCGCTTCATCCGCATCTGGGCCGTCGTGGTGCAAGGCCGCGTGTTCGTCCGGTCGTGGAGCCTGAAGCCACGGAGCTGGTACCGCACGTTTCTCGAGGAGCCGCGCGGCCTCATTCAGGTCTCTGGTCGGGAGATCCCGGTCCGCGCCGTGCGGACGAGGAGCGAACGACTGAAGGATTTGATCGATTCGGCCTACCTGGAGAAATACCACACCCCGGGCGCGGTCAAGTTCGCACGGGACCTGGGCCGGGCGAAGTCCAGGGCGACGACCACGGAGCTGGTGCCGAGGTAGCGGAACCTCAGGGATCGCCAGGCCACGGCTGCGCGCTTCGTAGCGCGCCACTGCGATCGCGCGCCGCCTCAGGTGATTGAGACGTTCGTTATTGAGCTATGGGGGCGTATAAAAATCGACAAGATTTCCGTCCGGGTCACGGAAGTAAACGGAACGAGTTCCCCAGGGCTGGGTGGTAGGCGGCTTGACCCAGATTTTCACAGAGCTCTGCAGTCTTCGGTATTCTTGATCGACGTCGGTGACCCTGAATTCTAGGACCATGCTCTTGTTCTTTGCTGCTTCCGTCGAGCCGGGAATGTACTTCTCTTGAGCCTCCTCCGAGAAAATCGCCAGCACTCCAACGCCCGTCGGAAACTCCGCATAATCTTCACTGGACCACTTCGCTCTCATGGCCAGGATGGGTTCGTAAAAATCCACAAGGCGTTTCACGTTGTTGGTAATCAAACATGTATTTATCAGTGTCGGGTCGTGGCCAGGGTCCGGCGGCAGGCTGTGGGGTCTTTGAGGACTCGATGACCATCCAGCGGTGATCACCGCTAGCAAAACTGCCGAAGACCAGACGTGATGCGTCGTCATCACGATTTGCTCCTCGCTGGATTCAAGAGCTGCTCACCGCTTCAGCTCAACACAGGTTGTCGCGCTCCTGAATCGGTTCATCCGCACTTTCGGTGCTCGCGGAGGTCGTGTGCTTGGACTCAAGCGACTCAGAATCACAGTGTTGCAGATCGGAGGCCCTTGCGGGGCTCACGCTACTCGGCAGCCAGCCTTCGAGGCGAGCTAAGTTATTCACCGTCTACCAGATGAGTGTCATCGGGGCGCTTTTCAGCACCGCGATGGAAGAACGGATTCAGAGGCCGGTGGGGTTGCTCTAGCACCGAAGGTGGCTCAGGAGGTCACGGTCCGGAACTTGGCGTAGGGATACGGGTAGCGAGAGCGGTACCAGTTCCGAAACGTCCGGCGCACCAGCGCGGCGGCGGTCGCCGGCGAGGCGCCCTTCAACACGTAGTGGCGACCATCGAAGAAGTCGGACGAGTAGGCGGGATAGGAGGCCATAGGCTCGAATCCGGGAAAGCCGTGGAATGGCGTCGCGGTCCACTCCCAGCCGTTTCCGACGAGCTCCTGGACGCCGAAGGCGCTCGCTCCCGCCGGGCACGAGCCCACGGGCCACGGATCCCAGGACACGAAGCCGAAGTTGCCGTGGTGCCCAGGCCGGGGGGCGTTGTCGCCCCAAGGATGGGGGCGTTCTCCTCCCTCGGGAGACCCGAAGGCGGCGCGGTGGAACTCCGCCTCGGTCAGAAGGCGGCGCCCCCGGAAACGACAATATGCCGAGGCCTCCGCGTGGCTGACGTACACGGGCCAGGAAAGCGGCAGCGGCACCTCCTCGAAGAGAGCTCGCCAGGACCAGCGTCCTTGTCCCCGCTCCCAGTAGAGCGGCGCAGCCAGGTGGTGCCGGGCGGACCAGGTCCAGCCTTGGTCGTCCCAATGGCGCCGCTCCTGATAGCCCCCCGACTCCACGAACTCCAGATAGTCGCCGTTCGTGACCGGGAGAACGTCCACCTCGAAGGTCGGAACGTCGACCACCTGGCGGGGGAACTCGTTGTCCCAGCCGAAGCGAGGCGGGGAGGGATCCGCGCCCAGCGTCGCGCAGCCGGAGGGCACTCGGGTGGCCCCCCCGGCACAGATCGCATCCGACTCTAGACGCGGCCTGTCGCCCTGAGGCCGCAGACGCTCCAACGGAAGCCGGTGAAGCATGTAGAGGAGCGTTTCCTG is from Vicinamibacteria bacterium and encodes:
- a CDS encoding DinB family protein; amino-acid sequence: MGNEGAYVALALKVWKAQIERADKLFGSLSSEEVQREIAPGRNRLLYLWGHLTAVHDAMLPLLGLGARLHPEFDAAFVSNPDKSQAATPSHEQVRQAWDAVNSDLRKGIEGMAWSDWLQRHTAVSEDDFSKDPSRNRFAVLLSRTSHLSYHLGQAVLGLAKS
- a CDS encoding MBL fold metallo-hydrolase, producing MFLAPSIPAITSDLPPGEKERPWPPISSTLISGERDAVLIDTPITVEQARALANWVVARRKNLTTIYATHGHGDHFFGTSTVLERFPGARFVARPEVIEIMRQQASPESLDTFWNPRFPDQISSQLAIAEELTGSVIKLEGHDLVSVPLGFTDTASTTCLHVPSIGLIVAGDAAYNGDHLHLSESPDQQKRQEWIAALDKMESLKPRAVVAGHKRVGNDDSPGIIGETRQYIREFERLAMQTTTARELYDEMLKLYPDWINRGALWSSVRAMRT
- a CDS encoding dihydrofolate reductase family protein — translated: MSRLRVNAFGISIDGHGAGPDQALANPMGVGGMALHEWVFGTKTFQKMAVDFAASLIGDEVGREGVDDDFAARGFKNIGAWIMGRNMFGPVRGPWSDDSWRGWWGTNPPYHVPVFVCTHHTRSPIRMEGGTTFYFVTDGIHAALERAKEAAHGKDVRLGGGVATIRQYLTAGLIDEIHLAISPVLLGRGEHLLAGIDTVGLGYKCTEHASTDHATHVVLMK
- a CDS encoding DUF2255 family protein; this translates as MGIGRTFGAAIRAAISDGQVLGIRAGTRTHRFIRIWAVVVQGRVFVRSWSLKPRSWYRTFLEEPRGLIQVSGREIPVRAVRTRSERLKDLIDSAYLEKYHTPGAVKFARDLGRAKSRATTTELVPR
- a CDS encoding MarR family winged helix-turn-helix transcriptional regulator — protein: MTQVYDQRLAAAGLRSTQFSILARLKELGPTTINALARAMVMDRTTLGRNILPLQRRRLILVRRGGGDARRKELHLTTAGLARVEAGFDGWAKAQAQFEETLGKERASQLRELLRAVVRTDFRAEPGPRSRL
- a CDS encoding MBL fold metallo-hydrolase → MVRKLWLTGVVLALSIGWLLAAEQTNRVTILYDAFGKDAAMKKDWGFSALIEYDGKRVLFDTGNDSELFAQNVKAAGIDLKKVDFVVISHRHLDHTAGLSHLLSVNPSVKIYVPQEVLGGVFGTSVPGTFYRRDPTLPQHMRYFGDHPPERIVLGTAWVGARFEHIDKTQEIGPAMFLISTVSDTPGTKEMRELSLAIRTPEGVVLVVGCSHPGIERIVEAATGIDKRVRLVFGGFHLPTAKDEEVSRIATALHDGFKVERLAPGHCTGEPAFALFQKTWGSDYVYAGVGSVIALP
- a CDS encoding VOC family protein, with amino-acid sequence MTTHHVWSSAVLLAVITAGWSSSPQRPHSLPPDPGHDPTLINTCLITNNVKRLVDFYEPILAMRAKWSSEDYAEFPTGVGVLAIFSEEAQEKYIPGSTEAAKNKSMVLEFRVTDVDQEYRRLQSSVKIWVKPPTTQPWGTRSVYFRDPDGNLVDFYTPP
- a CDS encoding VOC family protein — encoded protein: MSKNPTYHAAAIPYLMIRGAAEALDFYKKAFGAGETMRFPMPDGKIGHAEIQIEGAPVFLADESPESGMRSPQQLGGTTVTVSVYVKDVDAFAKRAEAAGATVIRPVADQFYGERNVGFQDPFGHIWYFSTVKETLTVEEVMKRMPK
- a CDS encoding ankyrin repeat domain-containing protein — translated: MRVIALLLSTAALASAAAASGATKLMIAISRCQVEVTRQLLEAGADVNATDERGEPIIRWLASGRSGCTDADAFEVAKLLDEHGARFERSSGKSGPSLLANLAPRRMPRTLAFLASKRGAGDPTEALRAIASRDDLESVRVLLEAGANPTEGAAMGSALMDAALAGRPGSVAEMMKHVKDTQSPKVLAAYEAARRSGNEPAAEAFTRGGVTPPPTLARSACEPRGLTAEESKLLARLGLVDAPRSCKFIQECGDVILIDCNSAADGPAYYIDQRAATLLATCGGACMRGCTGCPPRAWTCECRR
- a CDS encoding SUMF1/EgtB/PvdO family nonheme iron enzyme; translation: MTILREQPSRRELFRATRERTRRLLEEVVGEDAYYQRPIALRHPIVFYEGHLPAFALNTLVKWALGRPGIDADFEVLFERGIDPEEETAEPAPRAWPERARVQEFARLADRAVEDALAADGARAALAVGTILEHELMHQETLLYMLHRLPLERLRPQGDRPRLESDAICAGGATRVPSGCATLGADPSPPRFGWDNEFPRQVVDVPTFEVDVLPVTNGDYLEFVESGGYQERRHWDDQGWTWSARHHLAAPLYWERGQGRWSWRALFEEVPLPLSWPVYVSHAEASAYCRFRGRRLLTEAEFHRAAFGSPEGGERPHPWGDNAPRPGHHGNFGFVSWDPWPVGSCPAGASAFGVQELVGNGWEWTATPFHGFPGFEPMASYPAYSSDFFDGRHYVLKGASPATAAALVRRTFRNWYRSRYPYPYAKFRTVTS